GGGCCGATTTACGTGACCATCAGCTGAAGTTTCAAGAGCAAGGCGGGGTTTATGGGTTCTCTTGAGACGAAATCTAGGACGAGCAGCAAAAAATCATGTTGTCGCGAGGTTGATCCATAGTACTGCGCAGGACTCCTGGGCCTTGCACAACAACCTCCGACGATGTTACATCAGCACACCAACTTGGCAACAGAAAGTGGGCTCTACTTTGTTTGCAGGCAACGCCAACGAGACGAACTTTGTTATGATGGTCGCAGACGCTGTAAACCAAGGTGGAGCTCAGATTCTCAACCACCACGACTTGCATATGCCACCCCCCAAAATCGTAGAAATACACCTGTCGTACAAAAACTTATACAAAGCGAAACATGTCTGCGCTCCTGATGTTTCCAGGCTAGGAAAGACGGTTCTACGCTGAATCACCGCTGTTCTTGCCGTCTACGGCACAATGACAACACCTAGACTCCCTGCTTGTCCCACTACACTCCTCGCGATGCCTTCGAGGCTCAGACCTGAAAGCCTGGTCTCGCTGTGCTTGATCTTGGCAATCTCGTAAACATGCTTCAGGCTGACTGTGCCCACAGTTCCCATGACGGCGTTGCCGATGGTAGGACTGTTTGTACTTGTCTTGCCCTTTTGTCCCTCATGGTTGTTCATCGGCCCTGGTACGTTGCCTGCGCCGCGGATCTTGCTCTTGGTGGGCGCAACACCAGCAGCGGAAAGGAGGAGGGTCGCCGTGGGAGGCGTGCGAAGAGAGAAGTGAAAGGAGCGATCCGGTCGGACGGTGATGCGAGCAGGTATCGGGGTGCCGGGGTTGTAGTGGGCTGTGCGCGCATTGAACTCCTGTCTATGTGTGAGCAGCCGTGCCAGGGCTTGAAGAGTTGGTGACTGTTACCTTGCAAAAATCCATACTCTTAACTCCCTTGCTACCGAGCGCCGGGCCGACGGGTGGCGATGGGGACGCCTGGCCAGCGCCGACTATCAGCTTGACGATTTGGTCCTTTGCTATCGCCTTCCGTGCCATTGCGTGCTGTCTCTGGTGGTGAATACGGTTCCGTCCTGGGGCAGCTTCGGAGGTCCGCAGCGCAAAGAGGGGAACAAGGTTTTTCCGTAGCCGTGTCAGAACGGCTGTGAACTGCGCGCCGCACTTGTTTCGAGCGGGCCGGAGCTCATCATAGACTTTGTCGCGAGTTCTTGTGCCCGGCGTAGTTTGAGGTAGTCATGATGACCGTGACGCTCACACCAGTCAATGTGAAAAAGTGCAAGTCAGTGCTGGCCTCCACGTGACACCGCGCCTGCCAAGAAGTGCACGACGCGACTGCCGCCTTCCATCTTGCGCCACTGGGCCGCGCCAGTCAACACATGCTCGCAGCACAACCGCTTCTCCCTCTCCTAATCGTCCACCACCCCCATGTAAGCTCCGACATGCACGATCACGCGCACGTAGACTAACTGCAGATAGGCATCGTCCCAAGTCGACCGCAATGGGCGAGTGTACCCCCGCAAAGCCCGTGGTGCGATTGTATGGCGGCACCCCGCACTCGACAGAACGCCTGCACAAGCCCTTCAAATGCCCCGGATCCGCAGCGTCGACACGCATCTCAGAGAAGCCTGCCCGCAAGAGGCGCAAGGTCGACTATGCTGGCGCGGATGGCGCGGATGGCGACGACAAGCCCTACTCTAACGACGACCGCCTGGCACTCGCCACGCGCGACATCAACCGCTTCCCTGTCTTCAAGCCCAAGGACAAAGACACGGCATTCAGGGCGAGGTTCTCGGTTCCTCTGCTGAACAAAGACGCGACGTCCTACAATGCCAACCGCCCTGCGCCACTTTTGGGCATGCGCCTCGGCGCCGTCTTTGTTGCTCGGCCGCTGCACGACCCGAGTGGAGAGTTCGCCATTGTCCTCTACGACCCCACTGTTGACGACAAGCCTGCATCCACGGAAGAGGTTGTGCCCAAGATGAGCcaggaagagaagaaagaaatGGACACGCCTGTAGTACACAAGAGCCTTGCTGAGATTCTTGGATTGAAGAAAAAGGTCGACGAAGAACGGCCAAGAGTGCCAGTCGTCATCGATCCAAGACTGACCAAAGTTTTACGCCCGCATCAGGTTGAAGGTGTCCGCTTCTTGTACCGAGCCACGACGGGCTTGATCGACCCGAAGGCGAACGGATGCATCATGGCGGACGAGATGGGTCTCGGCAAGACGCTGCAATGTATTGCACTCATGTGGACACTGATCAAGCAGTCCCCCGACGCCGGCAAATCCACGATTCAGAAGTGTGTCATCGCTTGCCCTTCAAGTCTGGTCAGAAACTGGGCAAACGAGCTGGTCAAGTGGCTCGGCCCGGATGCAATCCACCCCTTCGCTATAGACGGCAAAGCAACCAAGGAGGAGCTAATCTCACAAATTCGACAGTGGTCCATTGCCTCCGGACGTTCTGTTGTTCGACCTGTTCTCATTGTCTCCTACGAGACACTTCGCCTATACGTGGACGAGTTTGGCCAGACTCCCATCGGCCTACTGCTCTGCGACGAAGGTCACCGACTGAAGAACGGAGAAAGCCAAACCTTCACAGCGCTCAACGGGCTGAACGTACAAAGACGCGTCATCCTCTCTGGCACTCCAATTCAGAATGATCTGTCTGAATATTTCGCCTTGTTGAACTTTGCGAACCCCAACTACCTCGGCACACGAGCAGACTTCCGCAAGCAGTTTGAGATTCCTATATTGAGAGGTCGCGATGCCGACGGAACGGACGAAGACCGAAAGAAGGGTGACGAACGCCTCAAAGAGCTTCTGACGCTCGTCAACAAGTTCATCATTCGACGTACCAACGACATCCTTTCCAAGTACCTGCCTGTCAAGTACGAACATGTGGTCTTCTGCAACCTTGCGCCTTTTCAGAAGGATCTTTACAACCATTTCCTCCAGTCGCCGGAGATCAAGAGTCTGCTCAAAGGCAAAGGCTCGCAGCCTCTCAAGGCTATCGGTATGCTGAAGAAGCTCTGCAACCACCCCGACCTACTCGACCTGCCCATGGATGTACCTGGTAGCGAGAACGTACTTCCGGAAGACTTTGTACCCAAGGATGCTCGAGGAAGAGACCGAGATGTCAAGGTCTGGTACTCTGGCAAGATGCTAGTGCTCGACCGCATGCTCGCCCGCATTCGTGCTGAGACGAATGACAAAATCGTCCTCATTTCCAACTACACGCAGACGTTGGACATATTTGGTGCTCTCTGTCGATCTCGCGGTTACGGTTGTCTGCGCCTGGATGGCACGATGAACGTCAGTAAGCGTCAAAAGCTAGTCGACAAGTTCAATGACCCCGA
The window above is part of the Ascochyta rabiei chromosome 1, complete sequence genome. Proteins encoded here:
- a CDS encoding mitochondrial 54S ribosomal protein YmL19, which encodes MARKAIAKDQIVKLIVGAGQASPSPPVGPALGSKGVKSMDFCKEFNARTAHYNPGTPIPARITVRPDRSFHFSLRTPPTATLLLSAAGVAPTKSKIRGAGNVPGPMNNHEGQKGKTSTNSPTIGNAVMGTVGTVSLKHVYEIAKIKHSETRLSGLSLEGIARSVVGQAGSLGVVIVP
- a CDS encoding DNA-dependent ATPase protein rad54, which produces MGECTPAKPVVRLYGGTPHSTERLHKPFKCPGSAASTRISEKPARKRRKVDYAGADGADGDDKPYSNDDRLALATRDINRFPVFKPKDKDTAFRARFSVPLLNKDATSYNANRPAPLLGMRLGAVFVARPLHDPSGEFAIVLYDPTVDDKPASTEEVVPKMSQEEKKEMDTPVVHKSLAEILGLKKKVDEERPRVPVVIDPRLTKVLRPHQVEGVRFLYRATTGLIDPKANGCIMADEMGLGKTLQCIALMWTLIKQSPDAGKSTIQKCVIACPSSLVRNWANELVKWLGPDAIHPFAIDGKATKEELISQIRQWSIASGRSVVRPVLIVSYETLRLYVDEFGQTPIGLLLCDEGHRLKNGESQTFTALNGLNVQRRVILSGTPIQNDLSEYFALLNFANPNYLGTRADFRKQFEIPILRGRDADGTDEDRKKGDERLKELLTLVNKFIIRRTNDILSKYLPVKYEHVVFCNLAPFQKDLYNHFLQSPEIKSLLKGKGSQPLKAIGMLKKLCNHPDLLDLPMDVPGSENVLPEDFVPKDARGRDRDVKVWYSGKMLVLDRMLARIRAETNDKIVLISNYTQTLDIFGALCRSRGYGCLRLDGTMNVSKRQKLVDKFNDPEGPEFVFLLSSKAGGCGLNLIGANRLVLFDPDWNPAADQQALARVWRDGQKKDCFVYRFMTTGTIEEKIFQRQSHKQSLSSCVVDSAEDVERHFSLDSLRELFMYRDNTTSDTHDTFKCKRCRKEDGRQVLKAPAMLYGDTSTWNHFVNDGESGPLGKIQDLLLRQETAQGCNEVSAVFQYISH